Proteins encoded together in one Leishmania donovani BPK282A1 complete genome, chromosome 33 window:
- a CDS encoding protein kinase, putative, protein MHPEDGLGTSGAAPISASEALHSFGGCLTAYERKEIVQYETIHYVGQRCVDKMGSPTNGRNDGYDTEEGEYIFRVKDHIAYRYEILKELGSGAFGQVFKAIDHLDSSIVAVKMIRNQRKVLQQAEQEIRMLQHVNDRDPKGLYGIVRMTDNFKFRGHTCVSYELLGANLYEYLKANNFFPMTLSLIRSIAARVLVALTFLARENIIHCDLKPENILLRDNDPSVVKVIDLGSASFDVKNMYTYIQSRFYRAPEVIMEQKYDKAIDWWSFGCILCELANGDPVFPGEDEKDQLGCIMEYLGPPPQSFVEASSARRRREFFDERYKPRPRTTCKGKQREPGSRSLAKFVAVSEDDDFLSFVRLFLQWEPSKRVPPREAMKHRWICGEFVFPNQSEEKPELSSLTKESNGSAAGSLKACMPQEPAAPLKTEASTSTTVGQPFTARGAPADLPSPSAAHQRVQRPAPLPQPPTACTSRANCNALSGDGAISVDTLPCSRDASASTETRGAARLTDAKVQRPPAQRRQSGRLQRGRQRRSTDMADVEMPGEAITSPNHSTSLHAPWDAEESSAEQRTREFIIAANSASSPSSSACGTATRATNARPHEVRLANRVLSSEVLSAAILRSSANPIIFTSRGRNAHSPENKASPNASHSKITNGGAVGNARGGDSAGDVHTGVLELRQKYADSKTKAGTVDLVDRSGSVIAFDSLSRWPNTAGKTQLGGRRQGSASAPDRLDSRGRTSPGVSTESPRGQPRGERREYSINLDAATLPPTEVYQPAAVKGSLHAGEYMLPSELQPFSEDGRSSSPHDVEVAPKCRLLAAMMSEPRDKSEKSQLSLQPRGSSPPSSSGPSAVATPSLRPQYTRRQRSTQCSMLAMRDGGAAHAAARSQRSVTGAAAPMSWKRPAVQPSDVPLVPPRQTLTQRSLLPQRNGAGTRGGDVGKPSTTPTPQLPSLKRYSAH, encoded by the coding sequence ATGCACCCCGAAGATGGCTTGGGCACATCTGGTGCTGCTCCGATCTCCGCGTCGGAGGCATTGCATAGCTTTGGTGGGTGTCTCACAGCGTACGAAAGAAAGGAGATAGTGCAGTACGAGACCATTCACTACGTCGGCCAAAGATGCGTCGACAAGATGGGGTCGCCAACCAACGGTCGTAATGACGGGTACGACACCGAGGAAGGTGAATACATCTTCCGCGTCAAGGACCACATCGCTTACCGCTACGAGATCCTCAAGGAGTTGGGAAGCGGCGCATTTGGTCAAGTCTTCAAGGCAATCGACCATTTGGATAGTTCAATTGTAGCGGTGAAGATGATTCGAAACCAGCGCAAGGTACTGCAACAGGCTGAGCAGGAGATTCGCATGCTACAGCATGTGAACGACCGCGATCCAAAAGGACTCTACGGCATCGTGCGCATGACAGACAACTTCAAGTTTCGCGGACATACATGCGTCAGCTACGAACTCCTGGGTGCCAACCTATATGAATACCTTAAAGCGAACAACTTTTTCCCGATGACACTGTCGTTGATCCGCAGCAttgctgcgcgcgtgctggtggcgctgacGTTTCTAGCGCGCGAGAACATAATTCACTGTGACCTGAAGCCCGAGAACATTctgctgcgcgacaacgACCCGTCTGTCGTGAAAGTGATCGATTTAGGGTCTGCGAGCTTCGACGTGAAAAACATGTACACATACATTCAGTCGCGCTTCTATCGCGCGCCTGAGGTAATTATGGAGCAGAAGTACGACAAGGCAATCGACTGGTGGAGCTTCGGATGCATACTGTGCGAACTGGCCAACGGCGACCCCGTCTTTCCCGGCGAGGATGAGAAAGATCAGCTAGGGTGCATCATGGAGTACCTAGGACCACCGCCACAGAGCTTTGTAGAGGCCTCCTCtgcacggcggaggcgcgagTTCTTCGACGAGCGTTACAAGCCGCGACCCCGCACTACGTGCAAGGGTAAGCAACGTGAGCCAGGGTCACGATCGCTGGCGAAGTTCGTGGCTGTTTCAGAGGACGACGACTTTTTGAGTTTTGTGCGCCTCTTTCTGCAGTGGGAGCCGTCGAAGCGGGTCCCACCGCGCGAAGCGATGAAGCACCGCTGGATCTGCGGCGAATTTGTCTTTCCCAACCAGTCGGAGGAAAAGCCGGAGTTGTCATCGTTGACAAAGGAGAGCAACGGCTCTGCCGCCGGGTCGCTCAAGGCGTGTATGCCTCAAGAGCCTGCCGCACCACTCAAAACGGAGGCATCCACATCCACCACCGTGGGGCAACCTTTCACGGCGCGCGGGGCCCCGGCGGATTTGCCATCGCCGAGTGCTGCGCATCAAAGAGTGCAAaggccggcgccgttgccgcagccgccCACTGCCTGCACATCCAGAGCGAACTGCAACGCCCTCTCAGGTGACGGTGCCATTTCCGTGGACACACTGCCATGCTCTCGCGACGCATCCGCTAGCACTGAGACGCGCGGCGCGGCTCGATTGACAGACGCGAaggtgcagcggccgccagcacagcgacggcagagcggacgcctgcagcgcggcaggcAGCGACGTTCCACAGACATGGCAGACGTTGAAATGCCGGGCGAGGCCATTACTTCACCGAACCACTCAACATCTCTTCACGCACCATGGGATGCTGAAGAGTCCTCTGcagagcagcgcacgcgtgaGTTTATAATCGCTGCGAATTCCGCATCTTCtccatcctcctccgcatGCGGAACCGCCACGAGAGCGACCAACGCAAGGCCTCACGAAGTGCGCCTCGCCAACAGAGTGCTCTCGTCAGAGGTGCTGTCGGCTGCCATCTTGCGCTCTAGCGCCAACCCCATCATCTTCACTTCCCGCGGCAGGAATGCCCACTCACCTGAGAACAAGGCATCACCAAATGCGTCTCACAGCAAGATCACCAAcggtggcgccgtcggcaacgcgcgcggcggcgacagtgcaGGAGACGTGCACACGGGGGTGTTAGAGCTGCGCCAGAAGTACGCGGATTCCAAGACGAAGGCAGGGACTGTCGATCTGGTTGACAGGAGTGGCAGCGTCATTGCCTTTGATAGTCTTTCGCGATGGCCCAACACGGCGGGGAAGACGCAATTAGGTGGGCGTCGGCAAGGGAGTGCGAGTGCACCAGACAGGCTGGATAGCCGCGGCCGCACATCTCCTGGAGTGTCGACTGAATCTCCGAGAGGGCAACCGAGAGGGGAACGCAGAGAGTATTCGATTAACCTCGACGCAGCGACTTTGCCTCCCACCGAGGTGTACCAGCCCGCTGCAGTGAAAGGCAGTCTGCACGCGGGAGAGTACATGCTACCGTCAGAACTGCAGCCGTTTAGTGAAGACGGTAGATCTAGCAGTCCCCACGATGTCGAGGTAGCGCCGAAGTGCAGGCTTCTGGCAGCAATGATGTCAGAGCCGCGCGACAAGAGTGAGAAGAGCCAGCTCTCGCTGCAGCCACGGGGCagctctcctccctcttcgtctGGCCCATCCGCTGTTGCCACACCCTCCCTAAGGCCGCAGTATAcgcgtcggcagcgcagcactcAATGCAGCATGCTCGCCATGCGTGACGGCGGGGCGGCGCATGCTGCCGCAAGAAGCCAGCGTTCGGTGacaggtgccgcagcgccgatgTCGTGGAAAAGGCCAGCTGTTCAACCCAGCGACGTGCCCCTGGTACCGCCTCGGCAAACGTTGACCCAGCGATCTCTACTGCCGCAGCGGAACGGTGCTGGAACCCGGGGCGGAGATGTGGGGAAACCTTCCACCACCCCTACGCCGCAGCTACCATCGCTCAAGAGATACTCGGCTCACTGA